CCGCAATTAGAATAAACCATAATAGTTGTAACCCACTCATATTAGAACGCCTCCTTAGAAAATGGATCTAATGCTACATTCTCTTTGATTTCTTGTTCTTCGTGATAAGGTCCTTTATTCATTTCTTTTCGGATAAGGTAAACTAATACCGCTCCTAAAGACGCAAACAATAAGAAAAAGACAATATTCGTAAAGAGCATTTGGTTGGCTGTGACGTTGGGTGATACACTATCTGCAACCGTAAACACTCCATAAACAGTCCAAGGATAACGTCCCATCTCTGTAATTAACCAGCCTGACGTATTCGCAATAAATGGAACAAAGGTACACACTCCTGTGACCCAAAGCAACCATCTTTGCTTCATCAACCAGCCTTTTTTTAGTAGGAACAAATCTAAAATAGCTAATGCTATCAGTGCCGTACCAAAACCAGCCATGATTCTAAAACTCCAGAAAAGAACATTCGTTGGAACATAATAATTCATATCTTTCCCGAATTTACTATCATATTTTTCGTGTAGTTCTTTATTTACTTGGTTCATCCCTTTAAAACTACCGCTCAAACTATGATTTCCTAAAATGCTCAGCATATAGGGAATCTCAACTGAGAATTTCGTTTCTTTTTCTTTTGTATCAAACAAGGCTACTGCCGACCAAGAAGCCGGATCATCTGTATTTTCATAGATACCTTCTGCTGCTGCAAATTTCATCGGTTGCTCTTCAATCAATGCTTTTGTTTGCAAATCTCCGACTGCAACAGTCAAAATTGCAGCTATGCCACCCAAGACAAGGCCTACACGCAATGATCTCGTGAAAAATTCCACGTCTTTTTTCTTAAATAATTTCCATGCAGAAAGACCCGCAACCACAAATGCGCCTGTTAGGAAGGCTGCAAAAATAACATGCGGAAATTCCAACCACAATTGTGGATTTTTAATCACTGCTAAGAAATCATTCAGTTCTGCACGACCAGTTACGCTATTAAAGCTATAACCAACCGGATGTTGCATAAAACTATTGGCTAGTAAAATCCAAAATGCAGATAGTGTCGAGCCGATGACAACTAACCAGATAAAAACCAAGTGAAGTTTTTTACTGAATTTAGTCCAGCCAAACGACCACAAGCCAATAAAGGTTGATTCTAGAAAGAATGCAAGTAAAGCCTCAATCGCTAATGGAGCCCCAAATATATCTCCCACAAATCTAGAATAGGCTGACCAGTTCATGCCAAATTGAAATTCTTGAATAATTCCTGTTACCACCCCTACTGCAAAACTAAGCAAAAAGATATGCCCCCAAAATTTTGCCATATCTTTATATATCTCTTTTTTCTTTACAACGTACAACGTTTCCATAACAGCAACAACTAATGCAAGACCAATAGATAATGGCACAAAAAAGTAATGAAAAATGGTCGTCATCGCAAATTGAAACCGTGCTAACGTTAAAACACTCATGTAAAGAACCCCCTTTTCCTATTTTTAGTACACCCTACATTATAGTCTAAATTAAATTAATTATAAACTAATTTTTTAAAAAAAGTAGAGAATAAAAAATGAGCCCGTTTAGTCTCTACTTTTTCATTTTTAATTTTTGCCTATTTAACGCATCGTAACAAACTCTTCCGCACCTGTCGGATGAATCGCTACCGTATCATCAAAATCTTTTTTCGTCGCACCCATTTTGATTGCTACTGCAAACCCCTGAAGCATCTCATCCATCCCCAAACCAATCCCATGTAACCCAACAATTTTTTCTTCTTTTCCTACACATACCAGCTTCATTTCACACGCTTGCTTATTTTGCGCCAAAGCATATTGCATCGGGGTAAATTTAGAAGTATAGATTTTCAGCTGCTCCGCACCATACTTTTCTTTTGCCGCTTCTTCGGTTAGCCCTACCGTTCCGATTGTCGGATGAGAAAAAACTACGGTTGGAACAGTATGATAGTCTAAATAAGCATCCGTTTGACCATTGAATAACCGCTCAGATAATCTACGACCTGCTGCGATAGCTACTGGAGTTAAATCAATTTTTCCGATAACATCTCCTACAGCGTAAATCCCAGACTCTGTAGTATTTTGATACTTATCTACTCGGATCATTCCCTTAGAATCACAGTGGACATTGGTATTACTAAGCCCAATATTTTCTGTATTTGGCTTGCGCCCAACTGCCCAAATGACTTGCTCTACCGCTACCTTTTCACCAGACTCTGCTAACACTTCAAGGCTGCCATCCGCTGCCTTATCGATTTTTTCAGGAACAAAGTTGGCATGCAAATGGATTCCTTGTTGCTGATATTCCTCGACAAGCGCTTTTGAAATCATCCCATCAAATGAACGTAAAACAGTCTCTTTTCTATAGAGCAACTGTGTCTTTACACCTAGTTGGTTTAGGACACCGGCTATTTCAACGGCAATATAGCCAGCACCAATAACTGCGACGCTTTTCGGCAGTTTTTCCAGTGCAAAGAAACCATCAGAATCAATCCCATACTCTGCTCCAGGAATCTCTAGAATCATTGGTCGACCACCAGTTGCAATCAAAATATGCGGGGCTTGATACTTTTTCTCTTCCACTTCGATGGTTCTAGAATCAACAAATTGCCCATAGCCTTTAACAACTGTCACATGATTACTGTCAAGTCCGTGATAATAAGCCCCATGCAACCGTTCAATGTAGGCTTGACGATTCTCAACTAACTGTTTAAAATCAAAATTTTCCACTTGAATATCCAGTCCAAATCCGCTGCTCTCATTTTCTATAGAAGATTTCAATGACGCAGCTGACCACATCACTTTCTTAGGCACGCAGCCAACATTGACACATGTTCCCCCAATCTCTTTTCCTTCAATCAATGCTACTTTTGCTCCACGCATCGCAGCACGATTTGCAGAAGCAATCCCACCGCTTCCGCCACCTAAAACAATATAATCATATTTTTCTATCATTTCTGTTAGCTCCTTTTATATTTCATCCATTTTATTATCTCAAAAAAAGGAAAAAAACACATCTAATTGGATTGGAAATAAAAAAAGTATAAGGAGCTTCTCATGAAACTCTCCTTATACTCTTTTACTCTTTGAAACAAAAAAGTCGATTATTTCTTTTTTCGAATCATATCTCCAATCGCAACCGGTTGAGAAACCGGCATGGTCAAAAGCATCATCGGATTTGGTGCTCGGTCAATCGGTTCACCTTCCTCATCCCACATAGCTTCAACCTTTTGATGAAAATGATGAAATCCAGGTCCATAAAACTCGACTTCATCTCCTACCCGAAAATGATTTCTTTGACGAATCGTCGCAATCTTAGTTTCTTCATTATAGGCCATCACCTCACCCACAAATTGGTAGACAGGTATTTTACGTCTTGGGCCAAATAGTTGCTCTTCTTCACTAGGTTTTTGGTAATAAAAACCAGTCGCAAGTTCTCGTTGTGCCACTTTCCATAGCTCGTCAATCCATTCCTGTTTACATACGTAATTTTCTGGGTCTTCTACGTAACTATCAATAGCTGCGCGATAAACATTTGATACGGTTGACACATAGTGAATAGACTTCATCCGACCTTCTATTTTTAGACTGTCAACACCATTTTCAACTAAATCAGGAATATGCTCAATCATTGACATATCAACTGCACTCATCGAAAATGGCTCTTCTATCCCTTGATCTGTGAATGTCTTTCTTTCGGTTCCAAACGGCATATCATATAGTTCATATTTCCAGCGACAAGACTGAGAACAGCCGCCACGGTTCGCATCACGAAACGACATGTGATTAGAAAGCGTGCATCTTCCAGAGTAAGAAATACACATTGCTCCATGAATAAACGCTTCAATTTCAATGCTTGTATTCTTTCTGATTTCGGCTACTTCTGCCATTGAAACCTCACGCGCAAGCACCACACGTTCTAAGCCCTCTTCTTTCCAGAACTCCAATGTTTCATAGTTTGTTGCAGAAGCCTGTGTGGATAGATGAATAGGCAAGCCAGGTGCTTCTGTCGCACAAATCTCAATCAGAGCCGGATCCGAAACAATCACTGCACTAATCCCTATCGTACGTAGCTCTCGGAAAAATTCCCCCGCACCCTTAGCATCCCCTTCGTGTGTCACCATATTGGCCGCGACGTAAACTTTGGCTTGATGTTCCTTAGCATATGCTACGCCTTCAGCCATTTCTTCATAACTAAAATTTCCAGCACGGCTTCTTAACCCATAAGCATTCCCACCGATATAAACGGCATCTGCGCCATAATGAATCGCTGTTTTTAATTTTTCTAGAGTTCCAGCAGGTGCTAACACTTCTGGTTTTTTTAATTTACGTTTTTCTATTGTCATGACTGTCTCCTTATTTCACATCTTCTGGGTTGAGTAACAAAAACCCAGTATCTAACCCACGCATTTTGGGATGTAATTTTACAACCTTTTGATTCATTTCTTCTAAATATTCTGTTGTTACAAGATTTGCCGCGAACGCTTCTTTTATTTCTACAAAGCATTTAGCAATGTCTACAAACGTTTCTCCTGGGGTAAAAATCCCATCTAATTTCCAATGATTATACGAAGATAACGCGACCAGCTTGTCTAACTCCAACGTCAGGTTCACATCATTATTTGCAAAGATATGAGTCCCATGAGTGTCTTCATAAATAGAATAATGCGTGTCTTCTTTTTTAGGCTCTGATAAGAAGAAGCCTCTTGCTTTAGATACTTGATCTTCAACGCCAACATATGA
The DNA window shown above is from Vagococcus entomophilus and carries:
- a CDS encoding peptidase U32 family protein; the encoded protein is MTIEKRKLKKPEVLAPAGTLEKLKTAIHYGADAVYIGGNAYGLRSRAGNFSYEEMAEGVAYAKEHQAKVYVAANMVTHEGDAKGAGEFFRELRTIGISAVIVSDPALIEICATEAPGLPIHLSTQASATNYETLEFWKEEGLERVVLAREVSMAEVAEIRKNTSIEIEAFIHGAMCISYSGRCTLSNHMSFRDANRGGCSQSCRWKYELYDMPFGTERKTFTDQGIEEPFSMSAVDMSMIEHIPDLVENGVDSLKIEGRMKSIHYVSTVSNVYRAAIDSYVEDPENYVCKQEWIDELWKVAQRELATGFYYQKPSEEEQLFGPRRKIPVYQFVGEVMAYNEETKIATIRQRNHFRVGDEVEFYGPGFHHFHQKVEAMWDEEGEPIDRAPNPMMLLTMPVSQPVAIGDMIRKKK
- the gor gene encoding glutathione-disulfide reductase translates to MEKYDYIVLGGGSGGIASANRAAMRGAKVALIEGKEIGGTCVNVGCVPKKVMWSAASLKSSIENESSGFGLDIQVENFDFKQLVENRQAYIERLHGAYYHGLDSNHVTVVKGYGQFVDSRTIEVEEKKYQAPHILIATGGRPMILEIPGAEYGIDSDGFFALEKLPKSVAVIGAGYIAVEIAGVLNQLGVKTQLLYRKETVLRSFDGMISKALVEEYQQQGIHLHANFVPEKIDKAADGSLEVLAESGEKVAVEQVIWAVGRKPNTENIGLSNTNVHCDSKGMIRVDKYQNTTESGIYAVGDVIGKIDLTPVAIAAGRRLSERLFNGQTDAYLDYHTVPTVVFSHPTIGTVGLTEEAAKEKYGAEQLKIYTSKFTPMQYALAQNKQACEMKLVCVGKEEKIVGLHGIGLGMDEMLQGFAVAIKMGATKKDFDDTVAIHPTGAEEFVTMR
- a CDS encoding cytochrome ubiquinol oxidase subunit I, giving the protein MSVLTLARFQFAMTTIFHYFFVPLSIGLALVVAVMETLYVVKKKEIYKDMAKFWGHIFLLSFAVGVVTGIIQEFQFGMNWSAYSRFVGDIFGAPLAIEALLAFFLESTFIGLWSFGWTKFSKKLHLVFIWLVVIGSTLSAFWILLANSFMQHPVGYSFNSVTGRAELNDFLAVIKNPQLWLEFPHVIFAAFLTGAFVVAGLSAWKLFKKKDVEFFTRSLRVGLVLGGIAAILTVAVGDLQTKALIEEQPMKFAAAEGIYENTDDPASWSAVALFDTKEKETKFSVEIPYMLSILGNHSLSGSFKGMNQVNKELHEKYDSKFGKDMNYYVPTNVLFWSFRIMAGFGTALIALAILDLFLLKKGWLMKQRWLLWVTGVCTFVPFIANTSGWLITEMGRYPWTVYGVFTVADSVSPNVTANQMLFTNIVFFLLFASLGAVLVYLIRKEMNKGPYHEEQEIKENVALDPFSKEAF